A segment of the Thermoplasmatales archaeon genome:
TGCTCCATATTATGCTATTTTCAACATCATCATCAAGCAATGTTGCAATTCTATGAATTGAGCCAACCCATACATCATCTACCAGCAGACCGTTGTATGGGAATACATTGCTTAAATAATAGCAGTGGAAGCCAATATATACTTCCTGCCCAGCATATTCTGATAAATCAATTTCCACATGCCTGTAAGATGTGTCGCTGAATATGCCAGAATCCCATACCTCAACAAATGCACTTGTATCTGTCTGTGTGGTTATGTTATTTACTCCAACCTTTAAGCCAGCAGAGCCACCATAATATACCTTATACCAGAATGTTAGATTTCCATCTTCTGGAATTGTTATCTTTGGAGTTATTAACCATGCACATGGTGAGCTATAAGTCCATGCCATTGCCGCATATCTTCCAGAATGAGCAATATTATCTTGCCACAGGAACAATGGCTCTTCTGATTTTATGCTCCATGTGCTTCCATCTCCATCCACAACTGCCCATCCATTTCCAAATGGTGCCTCAAAGCTTTCATATAAGCTTGTGGTTGTGTTTCCAATTGCTCCATGCTCTGGAAGTATTTCCTCTACTTCTGGCGAACTTGCATCTACATAATAAATCTGATGATGCAATGTGCTATTATGGCATGCCCTATCCTTTGCAAAGTAATACAAATCATGCTGGCATTCCTCATTGAATACTATTCCTCTGCTATCATCATATATGAACCACCAGTAGTTTGCTATTTCTGGAACATCCGGCTGAATTTCGCTTCCATTCCTTGCTGCTGGATGCCCTGGCACTGGATAATAGTTTCCATTCCATTCATACCTGTAATAAATGTTTTCTATGCCCGATGGATGGTCTCCTGGGTCATAAGCAGATAAATTGATTCTTACTCCGGCTCTCAGATATTGAGTTACATTCTCCACTTCAGCCCACCATTGCCATACTCCCATTCTTAAGAATTCAAGATTATCATAAACATTGATTGTATAAACCAAGGATGAGCCCGCTGGAACATTTACTGTATAAACCTTGTAATTTACATCGCTTCCGTTTTCAAGAGTTATTCCACTATCACCAAAGATTTCCTCAACATGCAAACGCAATATTAAATCATGTGTCATATCGTTATTGTATATTGTGAAGTTAATATATTGTATCTTATCTCTATATTGCCCTTCTGGATTTGGTATCCATCCATCTGCATAGCTCCAATACCATGCATCTCTTACATGGAATGTTCCTTCAAGCCAATCTGTTTCATTTTCAAAAGTATCATCAACATCTATTTCAACAGGTGTGTAGTAGCCATGCTCTGGATGTTCCTTGCTTACTACTGGTTCAAACTCATCAACTTCATAAACCTGCATATATACTGGCGTGTGATGGCATACATTGTCCTTTGCCCAGTAATACAACCAGTGCACGCACTCCTCATAGAAATGCACACCTATGCTTTCATCATATTCATACCATAAATTATAACCATTGAAATAATAATCAATTTCTTCCTCGCTGTAATATTGAGTTATATCAACAATCTTTTCTCCATGCGGGGCATCTGTTTCATTTGCTGGATGACGAATTTGCTCATCCCAGCCAATTTCATAGGCATAATATATTCCCTCTATTCCACTTGCACATGGATTTTCACGATATGCAACAATTGCAAACTTCCAGTCGCCTTCTGACTGCTCACTGCTTATATACGGTGCTCCCGCTGAATATACATCAACATCTGCATGATACCAGTGCACAAGTGAGCCATTTTCACGGAATGCATCAATTATATAGGTATGCCCTGATTCAACACTGACTGGTTCATCAAAGACAAATTTCACCCACTCGCCCGTGCTGGAACCTGTGAGATGAACTGTTTTACTGCCGAGCTCATTTCCAGGAAGGAATGGAACATCATTATGGAGGTATAGTGTAACATTTGCATCTCCTGTCCAGTCAAGCCACAGCCACACCTCATTTATTGCGGAAATGTTCTCACTTACCTGGAAGGTCTGGGCATCCCAAGGCCAGTTTGGAATGCTCTGCCTTAATTGAAGTTCATCTTCTCTGTCACCCAGATTCTGGAACTGGTCAACAAGTTTAAGTATGTCGGGCATATCCTTTGCTGTTAGATTAATTCTATCACATGCCCTTATATATGAAACTGGCTTGAGTTTAATATCTCCCTCGCTTATCTCTTCAACCAACCATTCTGATTCCTTTCCTGTCTTTGTATTGTAAAGGATGAAATGAGTTACATTGTAATTTATAACTACATAATATGTGCTGAATTCTGGATAAACTTCATGCCATAGCGAGCCATCTGCAAATGGATCTTCTCCTCCAACATATTCAATATACATATATTCCTCATTTGTTTCATTGTATAGATATGCTGTAAATGTTTGATAGTCGCTAAAATCATATTCAATGCTCCATTCTGATTCTTCTCCTGTTTGATTCTTAAGTATTACATCATTGTTATATCCTACAATTTCATAAATGTTGCAGTAATCTGGATAAACTTCATGCCATAGCGAGCCAATTTCAAATGGCTCTTCTCCTCCATGATATACGAGATATATGTATTCATTATTTGTTGTAGTGTATAAATACAATGTATATGCTATTGGTTCAACTTGATATAACCTATCTACATTATATTTTTCATCATGCATAATCCAGTACAAGTTTCCATATTTTTCAAAACCATCTATCAGATAATACCCTCTGCCATATTCTGGATAAAGCTCTTCATAAACTATCCCACCATCATCAACATCAACAAGAGGATGCAAGTATATTGATTCCTCTTCCTTGTAGCACCATGGATGCTCTTTGCTTACTTCTGGCTCAAATTTATCAACATAAATTTCTTCTATTAAAACATCGCTGACTATTGAATTATCTAGCCAATCACTTGCATTATAGAAGTAATAAATCTTATGATAGCATTCTTCCTCAAAGTGCAATGTTATTGAAGGTGTTTGTGGGGTAATCTCCCACCATAGCTCACCACCTATATTCACAACTTCTCCATATTGAGTATCATTTTCATTCATAGGATGTTTCTCTATGTAAGGAGTTGTGAAGTTTGTATATTCATATCTGAAATAGAATATGAAATCGCGCCATCCTACCCAGCATTCTGGCTCATCAGTTAAGTTGAGATAAAATTCCTTGCATGCCCTTACAAACATCTTTCCTGTCTGCTCATCAAAGTAGAAGCCATGTTCATCTGGATATTCAACTTTAAGCTTTGGCGGGCTGTTGTCAACATAATGGGTTTGATTTACAATTCGAACATTTCCAACAAGGTCTTCAGCTCTTATCTCAATATAATGAGTGCATTCCTCATGGAATTTAATTCTTGTAAATTCTATCTCATCACCTATTGCAACATACCAGTATTTTCCATCAATTAGAGTTATATTGCTATTTCCACAATATGCATCAGTTAAATCAATTGGATGCCATGTTTCATTGAAATATATTCTATACATCAGGCTCTTCAATCCAACTCCACCCATGCATCCCTCATCCCATGAAGACAAATCAAGAATTGCCTGACTTGTTAGCCATGTATTGTTGAGATGGTCAACAAGTGTTTCATTGTACAGTGAATACATATATGGATAATTATATGGATAAATTGCATAATATTCAATCTTGAATGTGAAGTCCCATGAATTTTTTATTTCTCCATCTACCATTGCAACTCCATCCGCATATGGCCCTGGATTCGGATAATTGCTCTTTGCCTCCCATTTGATTGGTGGTTGGCCATAGTAATTCAATCCAATCCAGTAAGTAGCGCCATGCTCAACATATAACCTCTCTGGCAGGTGGAATTGTAGCCATCCAGTATAATCTCCATCTCTATATAGCGGTTCAGTTTCTGCAAGCAAATCGCCTGGTTCGCCCTCATCGTCTCCATAAATTTCTATCCATATTGGATATGCGCTGTTAAATGTTCCATTTACATAAACACTTACCGCATCTATATAGCTCCATGGTGCCTTGAAGCTCTGATAATCAGTTGTACTTGTATCTGAACTGTTATTCCTCTCTATTTGCTGAAGAGCGGTTATTTTTTCTATATCTTTTCTTATTGCTGGAGGTGTGCAATCAACCATATCTTTTTCTTTAAATGTATAATTATTGCCAACATAGTCAATTGCCCATATTTCTGGCTCATGGAAGCATTCTCTATATCTTTCTGGCAAATCTCCAAAGTGGAATAGATAAGATATCTTTCCATATTCTGGATTTAAGTCCTTTACTACAATTGTTATATTTTCAACATGCCATGTTTGAGGCATATTATAAAATCTTATATAATCGCAATAATCCAAAGTACCATTTCCATTATCAGTCCAGTTGGTAATATTATATTCATCCCCTTCATAGTACCATGTTGTATTAACTGGGTTTGAGAGCAATTTTCCTAATTCTGTTGTTGTTGTATTAACAATAATTGTTGCATTTTGGCTTTCATCATAAAGCGTCATTGTTATTTCAGCAAGGTTATCAACAACAACAATCTGATCAACAGGTGTAAGGAGTTGCTGTTGCCCTCCTGGAACTCTTGTCTCATTCCAATATATATTCATTCCAAACATCCATACTCCTACTCCTCCTCCGCATCCATCATCTGTAACATTAAACCATATAGGAGTTGAGCAATTCACCCATAGCCATCCCCGCTCATCAATATATTTTGGCTCTCCTATTGTTTTATTTATTGTTGGAGGTGTTGCATCAACCGCAATATCAACTGAATATTGTTGATGCTCATGCCCGAGATAATCAACTATATCCCATTTTATTTCATGGAAGCATTCCTCATTGAAGCACAATTCAACTGTAATAAATCCAACTCTCTTATCAGTATCATTTGCATCATTGTCATGAACTTTAACTTCCTTAATCTTTTGATAATTATTTGGCTCATTTGGATTCCACCATATTGAATAATTGAGCCACTCTACTCCAGAAGCACATCCTTCTGGCAAATCATAGGCATATATTATCATTGGAGTACATTTCTTGATTGCGGTATAAATATCTCCTCCATAATTCAAAATTGAATTTGGCTCACCAAATTCATATTCCTCTTCTCTTGGTGATGGGCTATTATCAACATAATGAATTTGCCTATTAACTGGCTCACTATTTGTTCCATTTCCTGCATAGAACTCAATTATATGCTCACATTCCTCAGGAAGATTGAATGGACCTTCATATTCAGTCCAATCTCCACCATTTATTCTATATAGTATTCTATCATAATCTCCTTCTGCTTCAAGAGTAAATGATGTTTCATTTGTTACATAGCTCTTTTCAATTCCATAATACCATGAATGGCTTGCTGATTTTCTTCTATGATTGGTTATATGCCATAATCCATTATATGTCCAATTCTGCACTCCATTTTCAACATCATCGCTAAATGGAACATTTCCTCCAAATTCAGTTATCCTTATGTCATCTATATACCATCCTTCCCAGTAATTATATGACTCATTAACTGTATTAAATTCAAATATTATTACAATTTCATCTGGGACATATGCGGATATATCTATGCTTTCATACACCCATGCGGGCGGGGTGTTAAATCCTCCTGATCCATAATATAAGTAATCCCTATCCTCTGGCTCAGTCGGATTACTATCTGGATTTAAAGTTTTTAATAAATTCCAATTGTATCCTCCATCAGTTGAAATATATACATTCATTAAATCACAGCTTGATGGCTCCACTCCTTCAATTTGCCACCATGTCCAGAAAGATAGCCAAGCAACATCTTGGGTAACATTTATTATAGGAGAAACGAGATAGCCATGATTTGCAGAGCCATTGTCAAAATCATATTTTTTGAATTCTGGCTCACCAACTGTTTTTGTTGTCTTTGGTGTTCCAAGAGTTATGTTCAGCCACATATATCCCTGGTTATCAATTTCACTTTCATCAATATATGTAAAGCTTCTTCCTTCCCTTCCATCATAAGTAGCAATTGCAAGCAGTGGATCGCCATCGTACCATTCCATCCATGGCGGAGCTGATGTCCCTCCTCCAAGAGTTATGCTATACCTGCCATCTACATCTGTTATATTTTCTCCCCATGCTCCTGTATGTTCATCTCTTATTCTTACAGTTGCTCCCTCCAAAGTATAGCCATTTTCATCATATACATATCCAGTTATAGTAAATGGATCCGTCTTCGCTTTTGTTTCAAGAAGCATCATTAATCCTGTTCCAAGCAACAGGATTGCTACTGCGGTCACTATACCCCTTCTCAACACCAAACTACCTATCGCATTTTTTTCTTTCATTTTTATCCCCCTAATAGATTGCATCGTTAGGAGAAATATATTCGCTATTTATATAAATTTCTATTTTTTTAGCCATCATCCCTTATGCCAGATTTCAAAAACAAGCTTATCTTCTTATTTTCCCAAAGTCATCATAGAATAAGGAAGAATAACTCAAGATTGAATGCATGCTTAGGAAAAGAAATTAAATTTGCAAGGAAAACTGATGAAATAATCTCTTATTTCCATTTTCTCATCGCAATGAGTATTGCTAAAATTATGACAAAAATCTCAAACCCGGGTGTTTTTTCTTTCTTTTCATAAACAACTATTTCTTTTGAAATGCTTCTGCTGAAACTATTGCATGAAACTGTTAATTTTACATTATATTTTCCTTCTTTTTCATAGGCATGCTTTGGATTTTTTTCATAACTAAAATTTCCATCTCCAAAATTCCATGTATAATTTGAGATTGAACCAATTGAATTATCTATAAATGAAATATTTTCATCTATTTTTGGCTGAGAAGGAGTGAAGATAAAGTTTGGATTTAAATCAACATTTAAGGGTATATCTAATTTTAATGGCTCATCTGATGAAATTATTATTTCTTTGTAACCATAGAGGCATGAGCAATTTTTTCCTCTTGCCCTAAAAATTATTTTATCCCCTATCTCCCAATTATAGGGAGGTGAGCCGAAAGTTAAAACATACGCACCATTTTCATCACTAATTGCATTTAATTTTTCACCGCTCCTTTCATTTATTGCCTCAATTTCTATGTCTGGAAGAAAATTTCCTTCATAATATACATACCCATATATCACTAAAGGATTAGAAGCAAAAACAAAAGAAGGAAAAAGGGTTAGTAAGGCGGTTGCAAGAAGCTTCTTCCGCCATCCCATGCTATCACACCACCTTTGTTTCTGAATATAAACACTGCATCACCAATGGAAATGTCGAAGTCACCAGGTGGGTGGCCAACTATGTGTTCAGGTGCCCATGTTTGATTCCATGCCCTCCATCTTCCTACTTTTGTACAATTGCTTATATTGCTTCCAAGTGTGCTTGCATTTGTATTTTCAATGTTTGCCCATCCTATCAAATTGTAGCCAACATATAACGATACATCTATCTCTTCTATCAAACGACCTTCAATTGAAAAATTCTTTTGCTCTGTTAATTGTGTAAATATCCAGTAGCCCATGCCAGAAACTATTTCAAAGTTGTTTTTATCTGGAATTTCCGCAACCCATGATTCGTATCTCTGGATAGACGCATTAAATCTAACAATAACTGTAACATTGCATCCTTGGCTATTTAGGAAATTACCTAATTCCTTTGCATTTGTTATGCTTTCATTTTTAACTGGAATTGTAAGCATATTCCACTTTGGATACAAAGTATAGGTATGCACATATTTTACGCATAATATTGCTTCTGGTAATGTGGTTTCATTTGGCAATGGCTCATGATTTCCAAGTAAATCATATGCCACTGCATAGAATTGATAATATCCAGAGCCATTTGAAGCATTGAAGCTCCATTGCCATGGTGAATTGTTTAATGTTTCCAGCTCTATCCATGGACTAAATGAAGAATTGTATCTTGAAAATCTGTAATAGAGTGTAACATTTGCTACTCCAACCGCACAACCTGGTGAATCAATTACAGTTACATTGATAGTGATTGGATTTTCTTCATTTACAATCTGGCAATATGGAGTAATTTCATCAACAGTAGCATTTGGTGAGCTATTATCAACATATACAGTTTCATTATGCCATGCAGTATTTCCTAAATTATCTATTGCAGTTATATTAATCCAGTGCTCACATTCTTCTGGAATTGTAAAGTTAATGCTTGCTGTTCCACTTGTTACATTATCCCATAGATTATAGATAAGCTGTGGAATTTCTCCAGTTGCATTATATACTTTAACATTTAGATGAACTGAGCCAACTGGGCATAATCCATCATCTGTTGAATTTACCCATATTGTTGTTTGAGAAGTGATGTGGTCACTATATTTTGGTCCTTCAAATTCTTTTGTTGTTACTGGTGGAGTATTATCAACATATACTGTTTGATTATGCACATTTTCGACATTTCCTAAGTTATCCTCAGAATAATATTCAATATAATGCAAGCATTCTTCAGATAGAGTAAATGGTGAGGTATATGTATTCCAATTGCTCCATGAGCCATTATGCCATATTCTATAATATGTTGCTTTTACTCCACATGTACATGTTCCTCCATCATTTGCACTTAGTGTTATTAATGTTGATGATGTTATCCATTCATTTGTTCCATCTGTATAATATGGAGTTCCATATGTCTTTGTAGTTGTTGGTGGAGTATTATCAACATAATGTGTTTGATTATGTAGTGTCTCCTTGTTGGTTGCATTGTCAACGCTGTAATACTCTATTATATGCTCACATTCTTCATGGAAATGAATTGGTCCAAAGTTTATTGAACCATTCAGGAAGTAAATATACCAGTATGTTCCATCAATTTCAGTTATATTGCTATTTCCACAATATTCATCATTTGCATTTGCTGGATGCCATTGCCCATTAAAGTAAATTCTATAATATGTTGCATTAACTCCACTTCCACTTTCACCATCTGTTGCATTTAGCCATATAGGTGTAAGGCTTGTAACCCATTCATCATTTGTACCATATTTTGGCTCTCCTATTTCTTTTGTTGTTCCTGGTGGGAGGTCAAGTAATGGAGCAAATATGCTAAATGAAGTAATGTTTGCCCATACATAATTTTCATCTGTGTTTATTCCCTTGCTTTCATACCAGTTTTCCTTATACCAGTTCACATTATATTTCCACATTTCTGAATAATCCCCTTCTTCATTTTCATAATAAATTGATAGATTAAGCCAAGATGTGCCAGTTGCATTAATATATTTACTGATGTTTCGCCAGCCTGAAGGATCAGCGGGAGGAGTTACTACTCCTTTGAGCCCGAAAGCTCCATTATAACCAAGAACTGTTACATTTGTTGGGTAAGATGAAAATTGGCAGAAGAATATTTCATTATCAGTTCCAGAAACATATAGATCCCACTCCCCATTAGATGAAAAATTGCAATAGGAAATGTTGTTATGGTTTGAGTAAGATAATAAGTGGATCCCATAATTATCATTATTCCAAACATTGTTGTTGATGATGTTGTTATAGTCGGAAGAATAGAGCCGGATGCCATTGCTATTATTCGAAACAATGTTGTTGGTGATGTTGTTATTGTTGGAGTGGGAGAGGTAGATACCATAGTCCTTGTTATTCGAAACAATGTTGTTGGTGATGTTGTTATAGTTGGAGTGGGAGAGGTAGATACCGTCCCAGCTATTATCCGAGGCAATGTTATTGGTGATGTTGTTATCCCAGGAATACTCGAGGTAGATGCCATAGCTGTTAGCTGAAGCAGTGTTGTTGGTGATATTGTTATTGTTGGAAGAAGCGAGGGAGATGCCATCGTCATTATTCGAAACAACATTGTTGTTGGTGATATTGTTATTGTTGGAAGAAGCGAGGGAGATGCCATCGTCATTATTCGAAACAACATTGTTGTTGGTGATGTTGTTATTGTTGGAAGAGGAAAGCCGGATGCCATACCACCTATTATCCGAAACAATGTTATTGGTGATGGTGTTATAGTTGGAAGAGCTGAGGGAGATGCCATCGTCATTATTCGAAACAACATTGTTGTTGGTGATGTTGTTATTGTTGGAAGAGGAAAGCCGGATGCCATACCACCTATTATCCGAAACAATGTTATTGGTGATGGTGTTATAGTTGGAAGAGCTGAGGGAGATGCCATCGTCATTATTCGAAACAACATTGTTGTTGGTGATGTTGTTATAGTCGGAGAAAACGAGGTAGATGCCATACCAGCTGTTATTCGAAACAATGTTGTTGGTTATGTTGTTATCCCAGGAAGAGCTGAGGGAGATGCCATCGCTGTTATTCGAAACATTGTTATTGGTGATGGTGTTATAGTTGGAAGAGGAAAGCCCGATGCCACAGCTGGTGTTGTTGAGTTGTGTGTTGTTGATAAGGCTTTCATTTACTTCATAAAATTCGATTCCATATTCACAGTTGTATATTGTGCAATTATTAATAGTAACATTTACAATGGTGAAGGAAGCATTATATACTTGTATCCCAATGCTTCCATTGAATATAGTGAAGTTTTCAACAAGAGTGTTATTTGCTTCAATTTTTATTCCTATTCCTCCCATAGCATCTATAACAGGATCACCAACTAAACTTATTTCTTTATTTACAACAATGTTTTCTCTATAAGGCTCTGCTGTTGTGTTAACTTTTATTATATCTCCATTGCTTGCATTATCTATTGCTTGCTGGATAGTTGGATAATCATCTGGCACTTTAATTTCCGCAGCATCTGAGGGCATAGAAATCGCTAAAATCGCTACTAACCCAAACAAAATCAGCCCATATATTGCATATTTTCTTTTCATTTTTATCCCCCTGGTAAAAAGTAAATTTAAAAACGATATATAAATTTTTTTGCAGTTTTTGAATTTTCATTTTTCATTTTTCAAATTCATTTTTTTATAGCGGATTGCTTCAGCTGGCAAATAAATTCAAATCACCAAAATCAACTCTTGCAAAAGAGTCAAATAGAATTATTTTCTCTTGTTTCAATAATTTAAAAATCATATCCTTTTAGCGTATAAAAAACCTTTAAAAGCTTTTGTGCTAATTAGAGAAATCATTTTAGCTTGAGATAGCCATCTCAATCTTTTTATATTTTATCTATAATTTTTTTCATAAAATTCTTTTATTTTTTCTTCGCCTGGCAATTCAAATTTTTTCCAGAAATTTATTACTCCTCTTAACTCTTCTTCCTTTTCCTGCCCCTCAAAAATTTCCTTCAAAAAATTGCTCCTTTCCTCAATATCTCTTTTAAAAAATTCAATTATTTCCTTTGGAGGATAGAAGCGCAATAAATTAAACCTTTCAGAAAATCCATCAATATATTCATCTACCTCCCCCGGCTTCGGAATCAAATAATTGAAAACGGGATGATGAACCCATTCCCTTATTTTCTTCTCAGCAACAAGAGCTATCAACTTCTTTGTCTCCTCCACCCTTATTTTTTCTCCCTCGCCCATCACTTTCCCTTCCAAATTGCACTGCCCAACATATCCAGTATTTACAACAAAAAATATTAACTTGTGCAATCCAATATCCGAGTAAGTTTTTAACTTCAGCCAGGCTTGATCCGCCTGCTCACCAACCATAAAATCAGTTGCCGCATACCTCCTCACCCTCTGCCCCGCTCCTCCTTCTATTGCAGAAGTTATAACTGTTTCGCAAGCACTATCAAATGCAACAGCCATCTCAGGCTCAACAACTCTCAAAATTGGCTCAAGTATATCATATCTTCTGAAACTCAATCCTTCAGCTCTAAGATATTTCTCAGCTCCCCATTTTTTATTAAGAATGCTGAATTTAAAGATAAATCTTCCATTTGTTGTCTTACTCTTTTCATAAGATTTGCATTTCAGCTTCCCCGCTTTTCCATGTGGAACAAGAGCTTCATATTCTCCTA
Coding sequences within it:
- a CDS encoding right-handed parallel beta-helix repeat-containing protein, translated to MKRKYAIYGLILFGLVAILAISMPSDAAEIKVPDDYPTIQQAIDNASNGDIIKVNTTAEPYRENIVVNKEISLVGDPVIDAMGGIGIKIEANNTLVENFTIFNGSIGIQVYNASFTIVNVTINNCTIYNCEYGIEFYEVNESLINNTQLNNTSCGIGLSSSNYNTITNNNVSNNSDGISLSSSWDNNITNNIVSNNSWYGIYLVFSDYNNITNNNVVSNNDDGISLSSSNYNTITNNIVSDNRWYGIRLSSSNNNNITNNNVVSNNDDGISLSSSNYNTITNNIVSDNRWYGIRLSSSNNNNITNNNVVSNNDDGISLASSNNNNITNNNVVSNNDDGISLASSNNNNITNNTASANSYGIYLEYSWDNNITNNIASDNSWDGIYLSHSNYNNITNNIVSNNKDYGIYLSHSNNNNITNNIVSNNSNGIRLYSSDYNNIINNNVWNNDNYGIHLLSYSNHNNISYCNFSSNGEWDLYVSGTDNEIFFCQFSSYPTNVTVLGYNGAFGLKGVVTPPADPSGWRNISKYINATGTSWLNLSIYYENEEGDYSEMWKYNVNWYKENWYESKGINTDENYVWANITSFSIFAPLLDLPPGTTKEIGEPKYGTNDEWVTSLTPIWLNATDGESGSGVNATYYRIYFNGQWHPANANDEYCGNSNITEIDGTYWYIYFLNGSINFGPIHFHEECEHIIEYYSVDNATNKETLHNQTHYVDNTPPTTTKTYGTPYYTDGTNEWITSSTLITLSANDGGTCTCGVKATYYRIWHNGSWSNWNTYTSPFTLSEECLHYIEYYSEDNLGNVENVHNQTVYVDNTPPVTTKEFEGPKYSDHITSQTTIWVNSTDDGLCPVGSVHLNVKVYNATGEIPQLIYNLWDNVTSGTASINFTIPEECEHWINITAIDNLGNTAWHNETVYVDNSSPNATVDEITPYCQIVNEENPITINVTVIDSPGCAVGVANVTLYYRFSRYNSSFSPWIELETLNNSPWQWSFNASNGSGYYQFYAVAYDLLGNHEPLPNETTLPEAILCVKYVHTYTLYPKWNMLTIPVKNESITNAKELGNFLNSQGCNVTVIVRFNASIQRYESWVAEIPDKNNFEIVSGMGYWIFTQLTEQKNFSIEGRLIEEIDVSLYVGYNLIGWANIENTNASTLGSNISNCTKVGRWRAWNQTWAPEHIVGHPPGDFDISIGDAVFIFRNKGGVIAWDGGRSFLQPPY